In Candidatus Poribacteria bacterium, a single window of DNA contains:
- a CDS encoding phytanoyl-CoA dioxygenase family protein: MGILTQAHRDHFDEYGYMVIENAVPTELCDAVIDAIFAFLEMDPSDPNNWYRAPHKPGAGMVEMYQHQAMWNVYQYPPIHQIYTEVYGTHRIWVHPDRVNMKPPKHPDHPEWDHKGMYHWDADTSKLPVRFHTQGVLFLTDTADNQGSFVCWPGAHKSLIDEENPWVPELTPEIYREKFIQVPAKAGSLLIWHVALPHGNGRNTSDKPRLAQYMNFYPVPEPMDEERRQERITLWRERRALGRGPWPGDPRGWEAKNYGPAELTPLGRKLLGLDLWD; encoded by the coding sequence ATGGGAATACTCACACAAGCACATCGCGACCATTTTGATGAATACGGCTATATGGTCATCGAAAACGCCGTCCCCACTGAACTTTGCGATGCGGTCATTGATGCGATTTTTGCGTTTTTGGAGATGGACCCTTCAGATCCAAATAACTGGTATCGCGCCCCGCATAAACCCGGCGCAGGTATGGTCGAGATGTACCAACACCAAGCCATGTGGAACGTCTATCAATACCCACCGATCCATCAAATCTATACCGAGGTATACGGTACCCACCGGATTTGGGTTCACCCCGACCGCGTCAATATGAAGCCGCCGAAACATCCTGACCATCCTGAGTGGGACCATAAAGGGATGTACCACTGGGATGCCGACACCTCAAAACTGCCCGTTAGATTCCACACACAAGGTGTCCTGTTTCTGACAGACACGGCTGACAATCAAGGGTCTTTTGTCTGTTGGCCCGGGGCGCACAAGTCGCTGATTGACGAGGAAAACCCATGGGTGCCAGAACTTACGCCGGAAATATATAGGGAAAAATTCATACAGGTACCAGCGAAGGCAGGTTCCCTGCTTATATGGCATGTCGCACTTCCGCACGGCAACGGTCGTAACACCTCTGACAAGCCCCGACTGGCACAATACATGAACTTCTATCCGGTTCCCGAGCCGATGGATGAAGAACGACGACAAGAACGTATCACACTCTGGCGGGAACGGAGAGCCTTGGGGCGTGGTCCCTGGCCGGGCGATCCACGCGGTTGGGAAGCGAAAAACTATGGACCCGCGGAACTGACACCCCTGGGACGAAAACTATTGGGACTCGATCTGTGGGATTAA